DNA sequence from the Sphaeramia orbicularis chromosome 13, fSphaOr1.1, whole genome shotgun sequence genome:
AGAGTTCTGGTGCATTTACAACAGTGCATCAGTTCTTCACTTTGTGCACAAACATAGTCAGTTTACGTACCTTCATCTGAACTCGACAGCACAGATAAAGGGCTGATGAATGAAACGCTAAATGTGAATATGTGAAAGACCTAATAAAAGCCATATTTTATGATGGGAATCCATAGAGATTCGGTTTAGCAAATGCAGTGGGAACTAAGGTTAGCTTGCTAGCGTGCTGACATTAGCATGCTTTTCTTTTACGTATTGTAGCTTTATTTATCAACTTCATCCACTTCCACAGCTCTTTATCATCACCTGGAAAGTGGCAGAATGACAACTGGAAGTGTTTTAAGCAGTCAAGGACATGGTACTGCAGCATACTGAATACAGAATAATGAACAGAAAGGGACCCAGAAAGAGTAAATGATGCCACAGATTAAAAAGTGAAATGCAAGGACTGCAGTCATGTTGATGAGTGAGTGGGTCcaacagtactgtatggatacaTCTAATCCATTTGTTTTTACCCATTAACAGAGCTGGGGCTGTGAACATACACCATACTATTATTCAGTGAGGACCACCACAACACTAGCTTGTGGAATATAGGTGGGGGCATTTGGTGCATTTGACACAAAGTGTTATGGGTAACAATCACCTACTCCACCTTTAATGCACGGCATGTTTTATGATCTTTTCTCACCTGGGCTGTGAGTTCTCCTCGTACATCCTCTCCTTGCCCTCCTTGAACAAACTGATCGTCTGCTTGGTCTTTTTTGTTAGGTTCTCCATGAAAACCCGGAAGTACTCGTTGTCACCCAGAGTCTCCATTTTGCCCTCATACCGTGACAAAATGGTGCGCAGGTGCTGGTAGGTGTCTGGCAGCAGATCTAGGATGTAAGGAGGGCTGTTCTTCAGGGCCAATTTGGGGTTTTGGCACAGACGCACCACCTGCACAAAAAGGATGTGAGGGGGAAGATGAGAGACAGTTCAAGACAAACAGTGGGTACATCCCTACAAGTacataaaaaaacagcaaaacaagggCGTAATATCAAATTTCAATACATGGCACGGACCAAAGTACTTGGTATCACTGAGTACCAAAAAGTGTTGCCATATGATAACAAAGCTCAATAAATGCCTATAAAGATGCTCAataaagagtctggtttagacaagctctaaatataaagtgtcatgagataacgtttgttatgatgtgatgctctatataaaaaaaaaaattgattaatttGATAAATTTACTTTGGAAACAATTAGACCAGTGACTTGTGAAGCCATCACGGTTTATTTTGTCTGTGTACATATGCACACACTGTGATTATGCAGCGCCTAACCAAAACATAAGCCCCAACGCACAATATTAGACTGGATTGCCTTTAGCTTTGATCACAGGATGCATTCACTGTGGCATCAGTTATGTAATGCCACAGCATAAATGCCTCAATGCTCATTTCCACCAAGACTTGGAATCATTTTTTgttaagatcttgtattgatgatgggagagtttAACCACTGCGTAAAGTATTCTCcggcacatcccaaagattctctaTGTGGTTATGGTCTGGAGTGTATGTTGGCTGatgcatgtgtgaaaatgacatctcattctccctgaaccacaAACCAGATGAACCCGATGAATCCttgcattgtccaatctttatgctctctagcaAACTCAAGGCTGTTTAAGGAATGAGACGATATTTGTTACATCAGATAGAGTTAAATAACAGCTGAAAACATGAATCAATGTGGTAATTATCCAACAGTAAGCActtacatttttgttcagttaaatccaggtggggacattttttttttggtcaggcaGTGTACATTCTGAAAGTTATTAAGTTAACAGACAACTTAAAGCTGAGATAAACCGGTTAACCTTTATACTATAAAACTACAGTGAaggcataaaaatgaagaagagctgaaaaacacacatttgtaCAGTAGTGTGtaatataattttcttttttacatttcacaaaggaAAATTCTGTGTTAAATTTTCATTCATGAACCCATAACTGATAACACTATTATTGAAAGTTTCAGACGGATACCCAACCCTGAGCAAAACAAAAGAGGTTTTGGAAAGATCTTCATAGAGTCAggaaaactcctttttttttttttttttttttgaaaaacttggcacagtgtttcagtgttttattataTAGCTTAGCTTCTTCACACATTAAAGCACTCatcattaaaggtgcaggagacttttgtgaccaatttttcatcaaatctcttaaacctcagtcataacttaagtatcatgaatctgtaagtctttctgtgattactcatctgaatctcttccattacaatgaacaatttcaaagtgccatccaccataaacaaaccatgtgtttacaaacagagccgggaggtaactcgggcatcttcagaattttgttgcgacgtgcattgtgggaaagggaggttcatgcagccgcctgacagcagcagtgcaaccatatattatatgaatgaaacaaacacgacgcagaaacggctgaaacgtggaaacagctggagggatatgcatagagggaagggagctcctgccgtttctgcatcgtgtctgttccagctgctgctgtcaggaaagtctcccgcacctttaaagaatAATATTACTACTGGCGTTAAGACGGGAAGAATAATGAATGGATAGTGTCAAAGAGTTGGGGAGGAGAAAATAAGCGCTTAAAAAccttatcaatcaatcaagtttAGAACTCAACTTTCATTGCACAGCAAGCTTTCACATCATGTAAAGGGACAGTACATCATTTAAAATCTCCTTAATGGTATCAAGTTATTTCACAACCGCTACACCATTTCCTCTTGTAGCAGCACAAAAGACCAGGCAAACCTGCAATCACTCTCATCAAGTGTCTGTTCAGTTTGTGAGtcagtttctcatttatttaCGAAGCAGACGCCTGTTTATACACTTTGTGTATGAATGCTGGCAGTAGGATGTTTGCTTGTTTGCTCCTTATTATGAAACTACCTTGTCAATAACCATAGGTCACAACAGCCTGATTCTCCATTTTCTTCATGTTTAGAGAAGCTGTTAGTGTTTACACTTCCTCATTTCAATCTGCATACCACTTCTGCCTTAAAAACACAAATTCTCTTAACCCAACATTTGAACATGGTAGCTTTGCAAATTTGAACAGCTGAAGACTGAAATAAGCCACAACTGCACTGCAGAAACACATCAGATAACAACTCAAGCAGAAACACAAAACCTCAAAAAGACCATCTCTATATAAATGCAGCAACTCAAAAAGATGCCTGACTAACATCCTATGACTAACAGCGCTAAGCATTTTGTTATAAATTAAGAATGAAATAACAATGAGACCAAGGGATAACAGTCATGAATGAACTACGTGCTCACCAGGCTGTATCAGTGTATGTTTCATCATTCTTAATGTTCAACTTTTTCTCGCTCATCCTACTGTACTGAACCTAAGTCCCTTCGTTGACCATTACAAAGACATTGGCAGATGGCCTACAACTCACTATCACTGTCCTCTGTTTGGACATGGTTGTCATATTTAACCACTGGATTACAGTCTCACTAACTTGCAGAGACTTTGGAATCAAAATGACTTAGCTCTCATGTCCTGGTATGAACCCACACGGATACAGGAGGTGCCCTATCAACTGCAATGGTGAACAAAACAATTGCATGTCAACAACAGGACATGGCTCAGTTTTTAGAGAAGGCCAAATTATTGCCAATTAATCATATGAGTGTGAGAAAGAAACATGGCAGAAATGACATTAAAAGAATGTTGGTTTAGTTTCCTTGATCTTCCATTTTTGCAGTAAATGGTTTGTATGTATGGGACACAAATGAGcaggttttcagtgtcatttatgACTGAAATAAGATTAGAGTCATTTACCAGTTGATCATTACCCATCTACATGTGTTTAGCTTTTCCTATTATCACTAACAGTACTCGATTCTCTTTTAAGTTTTAGCGACCAGTCATAAAATGACATTTAATCAAAACAGAGCCCAGATAAACCATGGCTCATACATCTACAGTATAATGTTATCGTGCTAAATGAGCCACAGATCCTAGACTAGTAAATCCATTATCACTGTATCAAATGTATTTCAAAAAGAATGGGGTCACATTTAACCTGTAGGATATTTTAAGCAGTAATGATTTCATTACATGAGAAATGTGCATTCAATGGAGTTTCAGCAGTGACGTGCTACTGCTCCAGTTCTGCTGTATCACAGGTTAAATTATGTGGATATTATCCACATCAATTAGCCTTAAGACAAAGTCTTTGATTACCAATTAAAGTGACACCTTATATGCATGTTCAAGGAACACAACAGTGGATAAAGCAATgcaattaaattttaaaaataaaaccatGATAATAGCATATTTAATATTTACTCTTAGATCAAAAAGCCTGACCAGATAAAACTACAAAAGTCATTATATcaaacaaagcacaactgagagGCCAAAGATAAAGGTCATCATTATTATCTGTATTATTTATAATTACATTAAACAAATGATACCACAAGAATAGTCCCCATATTTTGATATATGTATGTtcaatgtattttatattttctaaCTCCAAATGTTGGTATTCTTTCTGTAGGATTGCCACTAATGGTCCCTATTAACTCTTTTCAAGGCTTCCAGATGGTCTACACTAGTATGTCTGGGACAAGATAAGATCATTGCCAAGTTTACATGACGAATATTACCTAGTAACCACTTAAAGACACACTGACGTGCACTTTAAAAGCTCCAACGACTGAGTACTGTCATATGCACACACCCATCAAAGTTACAGTTTTTACATAAAATGCTGACCACCTCCAAGCTAAACCTCATTCCACTCATTGTTTTAACCTTAAGGATCTCTTGGCTGTTTCGGCAGCATTCctaaagcattttttttaaacaaaacatcAACTTCATTCATTTAAAGGTTCAAGAATTTCTGCCAAGGATGACCATGGTAGAAATGGTCAATTTTAATTGCTTCTGTGTTCTTGCAAGAAAAAACAGAGTTCTCTTCCTGAATTTTGCTAAAACATTTCGTATGATCCAAAATTGCACAATATAGATAATACTTATACCAGTAAGTCGGATGACAATACACATTGTGCAATTGGTGTATCTATTTATGAACCTGAAAAATTTTATAGCAGCATGGGATCACTTTGAAAGTAGCATTTAAGTCATGTTTCATTTCTACTGACAAAACTTCATATTAGAAAGTTTTACTTCAACTTCAATTCAGTGGCAAGACTCAGTATATCAGGTAAATAAAATCTGAACATGACGATGCACAACAAAGTGATTTGGAAAATGTTAATAATGTAAGACTGGGTTAAGAAGAAAGATTGTCTTATGCTTAATATTTAACTTTGTCCTATGCAGGAAATGTTTTTCAGAGAAAAATAATTATCACAGTGCAGTACTGCTATTGCACATGTTGGGTTGTGGTTTTCCTTTAGGCAAAACTGAAGATTATTTCCGCAGCTATTTTGAACAATGTGGTGAAGCAAAAATACCATTACTCTTCAAAAGGTAAGATACACAATTTTTCAACTTATTGGTGCTGCCCCTTCACTGTTTCACTGGCTAAGATGAATACTGTCAATTATTTCCATACTGTAAGCTGTAAAAGCTAACCAGACTGTCCAGGTGTCCCACTGGTTTAAAGTTTGTAGTTCAATAATTTTGTATGTACTCCTCACTAATGAATGTCCAATTAGACAAACTTTCAGTAAAAGTACAGCACATTCAGCGAGAAAACATGAGAATGCAGTGTGACTTCTGTTTTCTTCCTTATCTTACAGCACCTCATCAAACGTGGAGAACAGCCTAGACAGAGAGTCTACCACAGATGCAAATGAACCAAATCTACTGGAATGTGGATCTTAATAATAGCTTTGTAAAAGAACTTGGTCTCTTAACATCAGCGCTGTAAACTAAGTCctcaaagaggaagaggagacacAAAAGAGTGTCTTGTCTTCCTATTCATTCGAATATTGTAGTGTGAATCTCACAGGAAACTGGGGGTCAAACAGCTACAGACTTTTTCCGCGAAGTGAAACTGTGAAATGAGTCTCCCCTgtgaaaaaaagaataattgGCCTAGTTAAATGGACACATTTATTCATTTCCCCCCTTTTTTCTTGGTGCTTTGTTTCAGTTACAACGGGGCAACCCTCTGACAGCTCACTGTAGTCATTTCAGCAACAACACACAGGAGAGACCGTTTCTTGGCTAGCAGCGTCTGTAACATCACACCACTGCCATAAGTTTGTTAAATTTATCCCATCAGTGGCACGTTTTGTATGATCACTTTGCTGGATTTCTGACAGTTAATGTAAAAACCCAGTTTAGTTTTTAAACATCGTCAAAAAGCTAGATTCATCACTGTATGCCAAGTAGTTCGCAAAAAGTGGAGCAGCATTAGCTAACAGatgtaatatacaaaacattCCTATGTCCCTTAGCTAACTTTATGTGCGGCTGGTTAATAAGACGCAGCCTGTAAATGTAGTTTATAGTAGCATAGTCTGTTACATTCAAAATGAAACACATTGGGTTAGCTAATTAACTACAGTTAGCTATCCTTATCTTCAACCAGCTGACAAGCTAGCGTTAGCAACGCCAGGTCTGCAGCAGGCGCAGATTAGCTAGCTTAACGTTAGTTAGCTGCAGCTAGCTAACAGTCGCTTAAGGTTTCCAACGAGCTAGCTAACGTTAACAGACAGTCAACATTGTTCATTACGAACCTTGTCCATCAGTTTCCAGCATTTTTCCACTGTCTTTTTGTCCACGGCCCCAGGCTGGTGATGGGAGTGGAGGTGGTGATGGTGTGGCTGGAAGGCATCCTTCATCATTCCGATGAGCCCCCCGCCTTTCTTCAGGTTCCCTGCCATGTTCGGGCTCGGCTAGGGCTGGCCAGAGCGACAGCGAGGCGAGGCAGGGCAGGGGTCAGAGGACCGAACCGCCTCCTGTGGTTAGCTGGACCGGCCGATGGTGATCGGCACCCCCCGGTGAGGACAGCGCCCGAGTGGCGTATCCGAGCCAGGGTCCGGCGGGGGGtaaagggagggagggatgacTATCGGATAAAGCCTCCCATGAGTAAACCTAGCATCAGTTTGGTGGATAAATGTCCGGGCTGTAGCTAAAACAAGCCCCTCAGTCTCTCCCAGCCCGTGAAAGCTGCTGTCCGCTGCGGCTAGCTGCTCCTGTGGCTCCACACGGACCCACGCAGGCTAATTAGCAGAGCACCAGAGCCGTCTGTGCTCGTCCTCAGCTGGAGGACAATGGCACCGTGTCTTTGCCTTGGAGCCTCGTAGACTGGAGTGTGTCCTCTTCTTTTGACAAGTCTCGATGTCGTTCCCCTTTTGTCAGCAGCTCTTTTCGCCTGTGCTGTGTCTTGACGGGAAGTTCAGTTTGTGTGTGACAGTGTCAGTCCTCTGCAGGCTGTGGGGCTGACGACACACAATACACCCCGACGGCCGGGGAGAGGAAGTTACAGATAAAACTGCGAAAGGTTCacgaaaatacacagaaatacaggTGAATAAATAATACTGGGAATTAAACATTGCCGAGCATTTTTCTGTTTCCCCTGTGACGTGTATGTGCGGCCCTTGCCTTTCCTGTACGTCCCCTTCCGTTCACCCcctccccaaaaaaaaacaaactccacGCCTTCCCTCTGCGCGTTCACGAGTCATGAATGTAGTCGGGTGCGCGCCTCAGCCTACACAGCATTCATAAAACGTTGAGGGGATGCTGAATGCAGCCTGGATTCTCCCCGCGCGGGCCGTGGTCGCCCCTGACAACAAAGGACGCTTTGACATGTCTCACTAAAGTACGGATCCAATTACATGCCCCGCGTGTCTGAGCTAAAAAGGCAACAGCGACCTAGTCACCATGTGATTGGCTGTTATTATAGTCAATCACCTATCAATTAAGCGGGACAGTTAGTGCCATGGCAACTCACTCAGCAACCAGTGCCCAGCAACAAGCACCCATCCCTATGTGCGTTTATAGGAGTAGCTGCACACTCTAAAGGCTGAAAAGGCTACAAACATGCCtcccaaaagaaaaagaaaaaatactaccatgatgaatttgtgaaatgcaaaaaattacattgaaaatataaataatcaagggtgtcaaaatcattttagttgagggccacatacagtccaatttgatctcaagtggctcaaaccagtaaaatactatcataataacctataaataatgacaactccaaatgtttctctttgctttattgtaaaaaagttaaattacatgaaattataaatacttacagggtggggaagcaaaatttacaacgaacatttagttgttttttctcagtaggcactacgtcaattgttttgaaaccaaacatatattgatgtcataatcatacctaacactattatctataccttttcagaaacttttgcccatatgagtaatcaggaaagcaaatgtcaaagagtgtgtgatttgctgaatgcactcgtcacaccaaaggagatttcaaaaatagttggagtgtccataaagactgtttataatggaaagaagagaatgactatgagcaaaattattacgagaaagtctggaagatactattaaagaagaatgggagaagttgtcacccgaatatttgaggaacacttgtgcaagtttcaggaagcgtgtgaaggcagttattgagaaagaaggaggacacatagaataaaaacattttctattatgtacattttcttgtggcaaataaattctcatgactttcaataaactaactggtcatacactgtctttcaatccctgcctcaaaatattgtaaattttgcttccccaccctgtacatttacaaatgatcctttcacaaaacGGAACTGCCCGAAATGTGTTtagaagtgtgattttaacaatattctgcctgctacgaAAAGtattgtgcctttgtagatcaagtgtgatctgtaagctgtaatgcacatgtataaacaataagctgagacataacattgttaaaattgcacttaatttttaaaagaaatttcaggttgttcatagttgttaatgtttttcacatttttaaaggatagtttgtagatgtaaatattttcatcatgtatttttcttttttcactttaaaactgaACACTGAGAAccgaacaaaaatgagtttgacacccccaggTATGGACTATTGGATATAGGAGTGTACTTTCCAAACAGTGGTTTAACGTTAAGTTAATCAGATGTTGACAGCAGACACTGAAATAAGCTGCTGTGTCTTTTTTCTGAGGTTTGACTCCATTTTCACTGTTGCTGTGTCCATCTCTACATGCATGCTTTTGTGATCTCAGCCATAAAGAACGAATCAGTAATTAAGGTCCAGTCTGACAGAAGTGATCTGAGGAGACGCATGAGAGACACAGAGCAGAAGCTGCAGCACGAGAGACAAGACCACGGGGACGTCAACTCTGGTACAGTGCAGGCAGGGCATGAATCAACAATTAGTCTCCTTTTTAATAACCTTAGACAAAGCGTGGATCCATCTGGGAGTCAGGACAAGGGGCATGGTTGCCAAGGTTGGGCTAATTTTTGAGGAACAAAAAGTCTAATTAGCCGGGTGCCTAAGCTGATTGCTGCATTAGTTTTATAAAGTGAATCAGAAATGAAAGCTAAGTTTGACttcactgacacaaatgtcatttCAGAGCTCAGTCGCCAGTTTAAAGCCATGCAGGGAGAGCTGAGCAATGAGGTGAAGAGACTGGAGAAGGAAGTCTGCCAGCTAAAGGAGGAACTTGGTATGAATGCAGATAAATGTAAACTCTGCGTGTTTACTTCAACACACAGTGTTAcacttgtggcagttcccaaatgaattcttctctctacttaacctttcttaagtgctttatcaccatttattataacattatcctctgtattttacatttttcactgtaaatcttgtattttcctatattcaatttcctatatttaatttaaatgctaatgaaaactcagagtaaattcaaaacttGTTATATCAAAGcaaagaaaactggagaaaaagtgactttttcagcaaagatatcaataactgaacatataacaagtggttccaggcacaacaaaccccacccctcgcacatattttgcccattataagtaaatgggaagattttaaaaattcgttaaaaaaaataaataaaaattgaactttgacctactgttcccaaaatgtaatgagatccattctaggtcactggcaatctataaagtctatttggtatgaattcaaccttttgctgctacagacatgtgaaatttcacctattataaggaaatgtggaaaaaaaaaaagattttaaaataatttataaaaaaaatatttaaactttgacctatttttcccaaaatgtaatgacatctattcttggtcactggcaatctataaacccaatttggtattaaccaataattttgctgctagagtgttaacaaacaaactgaaccaaaaacaataccccttgccttcccctcagggggcggggtaaccagtgtgtccatccattgtcatttgtcaaactccatgggttttactggtgaatcaatgttgtagaagatgacggtgtttccatgttcactacagagcctctgaacgtccacatgggtcatatctgatgaccatgaaaagatgacaaactggattttacactaattatttacatataatgaTAGAATTATtagatcaacaggtactaaacattttagatcaataaatgcttttggtcaccagtggatgtttgggtgtttatgggttgatAAATAGTCACAGGAGTGCCATAGAAAAATGAATGTTTTGCTTTTTGCATTTGTCCTTTTAGTGCTGTGTCAGGATGAGCTGGCAAAAGAGAAGAGAGAGCGTGAGCAGGTGGGAAAGAAGAAAGACGTCACTATAGCAGATCTTCAACATGAACTGGAGAACATGGAGTTAAGCTATGAGAAGATCCTACATGTGAGTTCAGCACAAACCCAGACACTCATGTAACCCTATGTTATAAAACCTCTGAAGATGCAGATATATTCAACAAGTAGTGTCCTGCATGTTACCTGCACGTACCTTCTGAGGTACACTGTCTtgccaaaaaaaagtcaccacctggatttaacgcAGCAAATAGGTAAGATCTTTATTGTGACCATATTTAACCTCccgagacccagaaaagtaaaagttttggcttttttacagtaaatatttGTCATGACTG
Encoded proteins:
- the drc12 gene encoding LOW QUALITY PROTEIN: dynein regulatory complex protein 12 (The sequence of the model RefSeq protein was modified relative to this genomic sequence to represent the inferred CDS: substituted 2 bases at 2 genomic stop codons) translates to MPRVSELKRQQRPSHHVIGCYYSQSPINXAGQLVPWQLTQQPVPSNKHPSLSIKNESVIKVQSDRSDLRRRMRDTEQKLQHERQDHGDVNSELSRQFKAMQGELSNEVKRLEKEVCQLKEELVLCQDELAKEKREREQVGKKKDVTIADLQHELENMELSYEKILHDTLDGLTSQVSDAXHRWKDKNTTYLQDYKETLAEFGLKAEEV